In one window of Cynocephalus volans isolate mCynVol1 chromosome 6, mCynVol1.pri, whole genome shotgun sequence DNA:
- the LOC134380878 gene encoding LOW QUALITY PROTEIN: keratin, type II cytoskeletal 8-like (The sequence of the model RefSeq protein was modified relative to this genomic sequence to represent the inferred CDS: inserted 6 bases in 3 codons), protein MVVAEDEDACEDDDIRMADSQLLLEYLPGSAHLRSSLTTSIRVTQKSYKVSTYGXRRWSSHSYMSTSGARISSSSCSWVGSSSRHFQGGLGAGMGLGLGLGLGSNTAVMVNQSLLSPFKWEVDPNIRDMCTQDXLNNKSASFINKVQFLEQQNKLLETKWSLLQQQKTAQSNTDHMLESCINNLQWQLDSLGQEKLKLEAELGNMQGLVEDFKNKYEDEINKRTEIENELVLIRKDENEAYMNKVELESXLEGLTDEISFLRQLYEEDTRELQSQISNTSVVLSMDNSRSLDMDSIIAGIKAQYQEIANCSKTKAETMYQIKYEELQTLAGEHGGDLHCRKMESSEMNWNISLLQAEMEGLKGQRASLEAAIADAVWCGELAIKDTNTKLAELEATLYWTRQDMAQQLCKYQELMNIQLALNIKTATYCKLLEGKESRLDSGMQNISIHKKTTSSYSGGLSLAYGGFTSPAYCLSSFQSSIGSGGSSSSCSSTSSTKAMVVKNETRDGKLVSMSPDVLPKCMTTAALPASPLLWLPQSLWERQLCLGAWGTHLKLTPLWGVYCLGCRLLLTSQGEHIKLDLQRWQTTSYKSIPLSTPSPFHPPPPPGTDSSLCAEQTAHIALYCEGSGSPVQENDSAYQLQLGLCRRSTASHCI, encoded by the exons GGCAGATTCTCAGCTCCTTCTCGAATATCTACCTGGTTCTGCCCACCTCCGCTCCAGCCTCACCACGTCCATCAGGGTGACCCAGAAGTCCTACAAAGTGTCCACCTACGG CAGGAGGTGGAGCAGCCACTCCTACATGAGCACATCTGGTGCCCGCATCAGCTCCTCAAGCTGCTCCTGGGTAGGTAGCAGCAGCAGACACTTCCAGGGTGGCCTGGGCGCTGGcatgggcctgggcctgggcctagGCCTGG GGAGCAACACAGCTGTCATGGTGAACCAGAGTCTGCTGAGCCCCTTCAAGTGGGAGGTAGACCCCAACATACGGGACATGTGCACCCAGGA CCTCAACAACAAGTCTGCCTCCTTCATCAACAAAGTGCAATTCCTCGAGCAGCAGAATAAGCTGCTGGAGACCAAGTGGAGCCTCCTGCAGCAGCAGAAGACAGCTCAGAGCAACACGGACCACATGTTGGAGAGCTGCATCAACAACCTTCAGTGGCAGCTGGACTCACTGGGCCAGGAGAAGCTGAAGCTGGAGGCGGAGCTTGGCAACATGCAGGGGCTGGTGGAGGACTTCAAGAATAAGTACGAGGATGAAATCAACAAGCGTACAGAGATAGAAAATGAACTTGTCCTCATCAGGAAGGATGAGAATGAAGCTTATATGAACAAGGTAGAGCTGGAGTC CCTAGAAGGGCTGACTGATGAGATCAGCTTCCTCAGGCAGCTGTATGAAGAGGACACCCGAGAGCTGCAGTCTCAGATCTCCAACACATCTGTGGTCCTGTCCATGGACAACAGCCGCTCCCTGGACATGGACAGCATTATTGCTGGGATCAAGGCCCAGTACCAGGAGATCGCCAACTGCAGCAAGACCAAGGCTGAGACCATGTATCAGATCAAGTATGAGGAGCTGCAGACCCTGGCCGGGGAGCACGGAGGTGACCTGCATTGCAGGAAGATGGAGAGCTCTGAAATGAATTGGAACATCAGCCTGCTCCAGGCTGAGATGGAGGGCCTCAAAGGCCAGAGGGCTTCCCTGGAGGCTGCCATCGCTGATGCTGTGTGGTGTGGGGAGCTGGCCATTAAGGACACCAACACCAAGTTGGCTGAGCTGGAGGCCACACTGTATTGGACCAGGCAGGACATGGCACAGCAGCTGTGCAAGTACCAGGAGCTCATGAATATCCAACTGGCCCTGAACATTAAGACTGCCACTTACTGCAAGCTGCTGGAGGGCAAGGAGAGCAGGCTGGATTCTGGGATGCAGAACATTAGTATCCATAAGAAAACCACCAGCAGCTACTCAGGTGGGCTGAGCTTGGCCTATGGGGGTTTCACAAGCCCAGCCTACTGCCTGAGCTCCTTCCAGTCCAGCATTGGGTCTGGCGGGAGCTCCAGCTCCTGCAGCTCCACCAGCTCCACCAAAGCCATGGTTGTGAAGAACGAGACCCGCGATGGGAAGCTGGTGTCCATGTCTCCTGATGTCTTGCCCAAGTGTATGACCACTGCAGCCCTCCCAGCCTCCCCTCTCCTGTGGCTACCCCAGAGCCTGTGGGAGAGGCAGCTGTGCCTGGGAGCGTGGGGAACCCACCTGAAGCTCACTCCCTTGTGGGGAGTCTACTGCCTGGGGTGCCGCCTCTTGCTCACGTCCCAA GGAGAACATATAAAATTGGACTTACAGAGATGGCAGACCACCTCATACAAAAG CATTCCCCTCAGCACGCCttctcccttccaccctcccccgcccccaggaacagattcttccctttGTGCTGAGCAGACAGCGCACATTGCCCTTTACTGTGAAGGAAGTGGAAGTCCCGTACAAGAAAATGACTCTGCATATCAATTACAGCTGGGTTTATGCCGAAGATCAACTGCTAGTCACTGCATATAA